Below is a window of Deinococcus radiopugnans ATCC 19172 DNA.
GCTGAACCTCCCGGACCACCTCACACTCACTGCCTTGGCGCAGGAATGGCTGGAGCTGCGTGACTGGGCCGAGCGGGGTGAGCGGCCCAGGGTCACGCCCGAGTTCGCCGGTTCAGTGATGGACGCTGTTTTTGCCGCCGAGGAGTCCGCCCGCCAGGAGCGCGAGATCTCGCTGACCCGAACCTAGACTGAGCCTGCGCTTTTTCCCCTCGCCCCTGGTGGGTGACCCGTGAAGCTGCGAAGCAGAGGGAGGCGTGTAGCGCCGGAAGGGTGAGGGGGCCACCCGGCCAACCCTACATGCCGGCAACTCGTTTCAGTCCCGCATCAGCCCATGAAAAGGGCCAACCGTCGCCACAGTTGGCCCCCCTCCACAGTCTTTTGCTCAGTCCTTGATCTCCACGGTGTCGCCCTTCAGGGTGATGGACATGACCTTGGGGCTGGCGTCGCCGCCCTGCACCTCGCCGCCGACCAGAATGACCTCGTCGCCGCGCTGGATGCTGATGCCCGAAGCCTGGGCCTGGGGCAACTGGCCCACCACGCTCCACTTGCCGTCGCGCAGCGCGTAGATGTCGCTCTGCCAGGTCTTGGTCAGGCCCTGGTGGGCGTACTGCACGCCGCTATTAAACTTGGCGGTGCTGCCGGGAAAGTTGGCCCCGCCGGCCACCAGCACAGCGCCCATGCTGGAACCGGTGTAGGCCCCCGCCACGCCTTCTTGCACTGCGCCGTTTGCCCCGCTGGGCAGGTTGGGCACCTCGCTCCAGGTCACGCCGCCGTCCTTCACCGTGGCGCGGCCCGCCTGAGCCGTGCGCAGACCGGGCTTGATCTCGCCGCTGACCACGGTCAGGACGTCGCCCTGAAGGCTGATGGCGGCCCCGGCGCGGCCCGTGAAGGGCGCGGTGCCCAGCGACTGCCAGGTGTTGGTGGCCGGGGTGTAGCTCTGGACTTCCTTGCCGAAGAAGTAGTCCTGGGGGCGTCCGCTGAAGTACGCCAGGGCCACGGCGTCGCTGGCGGCCTTGTCGGTCCCGGCGGCGGCGATGTCGCTGAAGTACCCGTTGAAGATGTTGCGGTTGACGCCGCCGAACAGCAGGATGCGGTCACCCTGGGCCACCGCCGTGCCGCCGCCGATCTCCATGGGCGCGCGGGTCTTGAGTTCCTGCCAGGTGTTGCTGGCCGGATCGTAGGCGTGCACCTGGTTAAAGACCGAGGTCGTGGCTTCCGGCGTGGGCTTGCCCAGGCCGCCGAACACGTACAGCTTGCCGTTCACCACGGCGGCGGACGCCTGATCGCGGGCCGCGCTGGGGAAGGCGGCCACTTCGGTCCAGCCCTTGGCGGCGTCCGACAGGTTCAGGGCGTAGAACTTCTGGCCCGCCGTGCCCAGTCCAGCGTAGATGGTATTGCCGATCAAGCCGCCGACGCCGTTCTTGATGCCGGTGGGCAGGTCAGGGTAGGTCTGGGTCTGTGCGGCGGCGGTGGTGATCAGCAGTGCGGCAAGTAGGGTCACGGTCTTCATGGGGCCTCCAAAGGGGGGAGAGACGGCGGACACGGACACCAGAGCGGGCCGGTCCTTAGATATCTGATATCTGACTTGCGGTGAGATGGACTGTACTTGGGATGAGCGTCAGCTGTCAAGTGCGCCGTTCTGCGTCCTCTGAACTTCTGTGCGGTTGACAACTCCTCCCCCTTCACGTAAGCTCAGCCTACCTATCAGATATCTGATGTCAGATTCACTCCTGCACTGGACTGGCCTGGCATCGCCCACAGGAGGTTTCATGGCTGCCCGCATTCCCGCATACCGACAGGCCCAGACGGCCATCAAGCAGTACATCGAGGACCACCACCTGCAACCGGGTGATCCTCTGCCGTCTGAAGGTCAGCTGGCCAAAGACATGGGCATGAGCCGCCTGTCGCTGCGCGAGGGCGTCAAGACCCTGGAAGCGGTGGGGATTCTGGAGGCGCGTCAGGGCGAGGGCATCTACGTCAAGGCGTTTACCTTCGACAGCATTTTTGAGAATCTGCCGTACTCGTTTGCCAGCGACGGCCAGTCCCTGCGCGATCTGCTTCAGGTCCGCACCGCGCTGGAAGAGGGGCTGGTGGGCATGGTCGCCAGTCAGGTCTGCCCCGAACAGATCGGAGAGTTGGACGCCCTGGCCCGGCAGATGGTTCAAAAAGCCTGCGACGGTCAGACCTTCGAGGACGAGGACCGCGCGTTTCACCTGACGCTGTACCGCCCGCTGAACAATCCCTTTCTCAACCGGCTGGTCGAGCTGTTCTGGGAGGTGTTCCGCCGACTGCACGGCAGCACGGGCGTGACCCACTGGAACCTGGAACAGACCGCGCAGGACCACGTCGCCATCGTCGAGGCGCTGCGGGCTGGAGAAGCAGAGCAGCTCACGCAGGCCATGCACGGCCACTTCCGGCAGATCAAGGAACGCCTTGATCCTCAGAACTCTCCCGACGCCCAGACCCCAGACCCCCCCCAACCACGCCAACCGGTCCACAAGTAACGCCCATCCGTCTGCCGTCCCTTCGCCCCGACTCTGACAGGAGATCATCATGATGAAACGTTCTTTGCTCGCCCTCACCTTCGCCCTCTGCACCCTGGGCAGCGCCTCCGCCGACAAGGTGATCACCGGAGCCTTCGACCAGGGCCCCGGCGGCGCACCCGGGCAGTTCAACCCCCTGACCAACACGGCGGGCTTCACCTGGCTCAACAAGTACTTCTCGACGCTGGTGCTGTACGATCCGGCCTTCAAGAAGATCAGCGGTGACCTGGCCTCGTCCTGGACGGTGGCCGACGGCGGCAAGAAGTACACCTTCGTCCTGCGCGACGGCGTCAAGTGGCACGACGGCAAGCCCTTTACCTCCGCCGACGTCAAGTTCAGCCTGGACCTGGCCAACAACCCGGATTCCGGCAGCGGCTTTGCGGCCAAGTTCGGCAACATCACCAGGATTCAGACGCCCAACGCCCGCACGGTGGTGCTCACGCTGAGCAAGCCCAACGCCGCGCTGCTCGACGCCATGACCAACTTCATGATCCTGCCGCAGCACGCGCTGGGCAAGATTGCGGCCAAGGACCTGCGCAACTCGGCGTGGTGGCGCACCAGCCCGGTCGGCACCGGACCGTTCAAGTGGAACAAGCTGGTTCCCGATCAGTACGTGGAACTGGTGGCCAACGCCGACTACTTCCGGGGCAAGCCCAAGGTGGACCGGCTGGTGAACCGCTACTTCAAGGAGCAGGCGGCGGCGGTGGTGGCCCTCAAGAGCGGCGACATCGACTTCTCGTACCTGACGCTGGACGACACCAAGACCTTTAACGGCAGCGCCGTCAAGATTCTCGAGGGCTCCTCGCAGGTGGCCAACTACCTGGGCTTCAACAACGCCTCGCCGCTGCTCAAAGACGTGCGGATCCGGCAGGCCATCTTGCAGGCGATCGACCGCGACACCATCGTCAAGCAGCTGTACGGCGGCGGCGCGGAAATCGCCAACTGCCCGGTGACCAACAGCAAGTACGTGCCCAAGGGCATCAACGCCTACGCCTACAACCAGGATCAGGCCCGGCAACTGCTGAAGGCGGCCGGCTGGGACAGCGGCAAGTCGGTGGAAGTCATCACGTACTACTCCGATCAGCTGAGCAAAGACGTGCTGGTGACCCTGCAGCAGATGCTGGGACAGGTGGGTTTCAAGATCGCGCCGCGCTTCGTGGACGTGCCCACCTACAACCAGATCACGGGCGGGAGCGACTTCACGATGGTCTACGCGGGCATCGGCAACGGCCCCGATCCCGACACGCTGTACCCCAGCATGCACTCGGACTTCATCCCGCCCAACGGCACCAACCGCATGAAAGTCAGCATTCCCGCGCTGAACAAGCTGTTCGAGCAGGGTCAGGAAACCACCTCGGCGTCCACGCGCACCAAGGCGTATCAGGACATGTGCGCGCTGGTGAACAAGCAGCTGCCCTGGGACGTGCTGTGGAGCGCCAAGCGCTTCGGCGGCGTCAGCACCAAGCTGAGCAACTTCATCTGGACGCCCGCGCCCGCCGGGGGCCGCTACGACGACAAGGCCTACCTCTGGGACACCAAGTAAGACGCGCAGGAGCGCCGCGGACAGGGGTTGACTTGTCCGTGGCGTTTTTTCTGCTGTCCCGGCGTCCTTGTGCACCACTGTAAGGAGTTGACCGTATGGGCCTGTATACCCTCCGCCGCCTGCTGATCAGCATTCCGCTGCTGCTGGTGATCAGCGCCGTGGTCTTCACGCTGCTGCAATTTACCCCTGGCGATCCGCTGGACGCCTACATTCCCCCCGATCAGGTGCTGAGCGCCGAGCAGCGCCAGATTCTGAAGGTGGATCTGGGCCTGGACCAGTCCAAGCCGGTGCAGTACTTCAAGTGGCTGGGCCGCGCCGCGCAGGGCGATCTGGGCTACCGCATCAAGAACGGCCAGCCGGTGATCGAGGAGCTGGGCCGCCGCCTGCCGCCCACGCTGCTGATGGGCCTGGGCATGACCGTGGGGGTGACGCTGGGCATCTTTTTCGGCATCGTCGCGGCGGTCAAGCGCTACACGCTGCTGGACAACACGCTGACCTTCCTGGCGTTTCTGGGCATCTCCACCCCTGCCTTTCTGGCCGGCTTGCTGGGCATGTACGTCTTCGCCCTCAAACTGGGCTGGTTTCCCGCCGGGGGCTATCAAACGCCGGGGGACGGCGGGGCGCTGGACATCCTGCGGCACCTGATTCTCCCGGCCATGATCCTGTCGGTCACGTACATCGCCATTCTGATGCGCTACACCCGCTCCAGCATTCTGGAAGTGCTGTTTCAGGACTTCGTGCGCACCGCCTCGGCCAAGGGCGTCCCGTCGTACCGCGTGATCAGCAAGCACGTGCTGCGCAACGCGCTGATTCCGGTGGTCACCGTGATCGGGGCCAACGTCGCCAACCTGATCGGCGGCGCGGTGTTCCTGGAGAGCATCTTCTCGTGGCCCGGCACCGGGCAGCTGTACCTGGACGCCATCGACTCGCGCGATTACCCGATGATCATGGGCACGACGCTGATCCTGGCGATCATCATCCTGCTGGCCAACCTGATCACCGACCTGATGTACGGGCTGATCGACCCCCGGATTCGCTACTCATGACCATGATTTTCAAGATGGGGAGGATGAACCCATGACCGCCACCGCTCCTGTCAAGCCCGAGAAGGTCAGCGTCAAGACGCCGGGCAGCATGGCCCTCAAGCGTTTTCTGCGCCACCGGCTGGCCGTCGTCGGCCTGATTCTGCTGAGCGCCATCGTGCTGCTGGTGGTCTTCGGCCCGCTGATCGCCCGCTTCGGCCCCGACGAGATTGACCTGCTCAACCGCAACCAGCCGCCCGGTGGGGCGCACTGGCTGGGCACCGATCCCACCGGGCGCGACATCTTCGCCCGCACGCTGTCCGCCGGGCGCGTCTCGCTGATGGTGGGGTTGTTCAGCACCCTGATCTCGGTGGTGGTGGGCACCACGCTGGGCGCGCTGGCCGGGTATTTCGGCGGCTGGGTGGACAACCTGATCATGCGCTTCGTGGACGTGGTGATGACCTTTCCCAGCATCGTGGTGCTGCTGACGCTGGCGGCCATCGTCGGCCCCGGCATCGACAAGACCATCATCATCATCGGGCTGCTGGGCTGGCCGCTGGCCGCGCGGCTGGTGCGCGCCAAGCTGCTCTCGGTGCGCGAGCTGGACTTCATCTCGGCGGCCACCGCGCTGGGGGCCAATGACCGCCGCATTCTGCTCAAGCACGCGCTGCCCAACGTAGTGGACGTGCTGGTGGTGTTCGTCAGCCTGGGCGTCGCCAGCGCCATCCTGACCGAAGCGGGCCTGAGCTTCCTGGGCCTGGGCGTGCAGCCCCCGCAGGCCAGCTGGGGCAACCTGCTGAGCAGCGCCCGCGAGATCAACATTCTGGAAGCGTACGTCTGGCAGTGGATGCCGGCGGGGTTGCTGATCATCCTGACCGTGCTGGCGACCAACTTCCTGGGCGACGGCCTGCGCGACGCGCTGGACCCCAAGGCCAAGCAGTAGGGCGGGGCCGCATTCTCTCCATCGGAGCTGCACCAGTCCGATAGGGGAGAGGGCAACTCGCCGAACGCCAACTCCTCTGACCAGTCCTCCACCCTTCGCCCCACTCTCCTCCCGAGGTTTCCCATGACCACAGCTGACTTTCCCGCCAACCTGCACGGCATCATTCCCCCCGTCGTCACCCCGCTGACCCCCGACTTCCAGGTGGACGAGGCGTCCCTGCGCCGCGTGATCAAGCACCTGCTGGACGGCGGCGTGCATGGCCTGTTCCTGCTCGGCTCCACCAGCGAGGTGGTCTTTATGGACGCCCCGCAGCGCCGCGAGGTGTTGCGCATCGCGGTGGACGAGGTGGCCGGGCGCGTGCCGCTGCTGGCGGGCGTGATCGATCCCACCACCGACCGCGTGATCGCCCACGCCCGCGACGCCCGCGAGGCCGGGGTGGACGGCCTGGTGGTCACTGCGCCGTTCTACGCCCGCACCAGCCAGGCCGAGATCGTCGAACATTTCCGCGCGGTGCACGAGGCCGTCGGCCTACCGATCATGGCCTACGACATTCCAGTCTGCGTGGGCATCAAGCTGGAGCGCCCCACCCTGCGCCGGATGCGCGAAGAAGGGTTGATCGTGGGCCTCAAGGACAGCAGCGGCGACGACACCAACTTCCGCCTGCTGGCCCGCGAGTGCGCGGATGACCCCGAGTTCCGCCTGTTCACCGGCTCGGAGCTGATGGTGGACACGGCGTTGATGGTGGGCGCACACGGCTGCGTGCCGGGACTGGGCAACGTGGACCCGGCGGCCTACGTGGCCCTGTACGACGCCGCCCAGCGCGAGGACTGGCGCGCGGCCCGTCAGGTTCAGGAACGCCTGATCCGGCTGTTCGCGGTGGCCTTGCAGGGCACGCCGCGCACCAGCGCCGGGGCGTCGGGCGTGGGCGGCTTCAAGGCCGCCATGCGCCTGCTGAACCTGATCACGCACCACCACATGAACCGCCCCAACCTGCCGCTGAACGATCAGGAAATGGAGCGCGTGCGGGCCATTCTGGAGGCCGAGGAGCTGCTCGTTCATGCCTGACCTGGCGGTGCTGGACGCACTGAGGGGCGGCCTGATCGTCTCGTGTCAGGCCAACCCCGACTCGCCGCTGCGCGACCCGTACATCATCGGGCAACTGGCGCTGGCCGCCGAGCGGGGCGGCGCGGTGGGCCTGCGGATTCAGGGCTTCGAGGACGTGGCGGCGGTGCGGGCGGTGACGGGGCTGCCGATCATCGGCCTGACCAAGACGGACCGCGACGACAC
It encodes the following:
- a CDS encoding N-acetylneuraminate epimerase, yielding MKTVTLLAALLITTAAAQTQTYPDLPTGIKNGVGGLIGNTIYAGLGTAGQKFYALNLSDAAKGWTEVAAFPSAARDQASAAVVNGKLYVFGGLGKPTPEATTSVFNQVHAYDPASNTWQELKTRAPMEIGGGTAVAQGDRILLFGGVNRNIFNGYFSDIAAAGTDKAASDAVALAYFSGRPQDYFFGKEVQSYTPATNTWQSLGTAPFTGRAGAAISLQGDVLTVVSGEIKPGLRTAQAGRATVKDGGVTWSEVPNLPSGANGAVQEGVAGAYTGSSMGAVLVAGGANFPGSTAKFNSGVQYAHQGLTKTWQSDIYALRDGKWSVVGQLPQAQASGISIQRGDEVILVGGEVQGGDASPKVMSITLKGDTVEIKD
- a CDS encoding FadR/GntR family transcriptional regulator; this encodes MAARIPAYRQAQTAIKQYIEDHHLQPGDPLPSEGQLAKDMGMSRLSLREGVKTLEAVGILEARQGEGIYVKAFTFDSIFENLPYSFASDGQSLRDLLQVRTALEEGLVGMVASQVCPEQIGELDALARQMVQKACDGQTFEDEDRAFHLTLYRPLNNPFLNRLVELFWEVFRRLHGSTGVTHWNLEQTAQDHVAIVEALRAGEAEQLTQAMHGHFRQIKERLDPQNSPDAQTPDPPQPRQPVHK
- a CDS encoding ABC transporter substrate-binding protein codes for the protein MMKRSLLALTFALCTLGSASADKVITGAFDQGPGGAPGQFNPLTNTAGFTWLNKYFSTLVLYDPAFKKISGDLASSWTVADGGKKYTFVLRDGVKWHDGKPFTSADVKFSLDLANNPDSGSGFAAKFGNITRIQTPNARTVVLTLSKPNAALLDAMTNFMILPQHALGKIAAKDLRNSAWWRTSPVGTGPFKWNKLVPDQYVELVANADYFRGKPKVDRLVNRYFKEQAAAVVALKSGDIDFSYLTLDDTKTFNGSAVKILEGSSQVANYLGFNNASPLLKDVRIRQAILQAIDRDTIVKQLYGGGAEIANCPVTNSKYVPKGINAYAYNQDQARQLLKAAGWDSGKSVEVITYYSDQLSKDVLVTLQQMLGQVGFKIAPRFVDVPTYNQITGGSDFTMVYAGIGNGPDPDTLYPSMHSDFIPPNGTNRMKVSIPALNKLFEQGQETTSASTRTKAYQDMCALVNKQLPWDVLWSAKRFGGVSTKLSNFIWTPAPAGGRYDDKAYLWDTK
- a CDS encoding ABC transporter permease — encoded protein: MGLYTLRRLLISIPLLLVISAVVFTLLQFTPGDPLDAYIPPDQVLSAEQRQILKVDLGLDQSKPVQYFKWLGRAAQGDLGYRIKNGQPVIEELGRRLPPTLLMGLGMTVGVTLGIFFGIVAAVKRYTLLDNTLTFLAFLGISTPAFLAGLLGMYVFALKLGWFPAGGYQTPGDGGALDILRHLILPAMILSVTYIAILMRYTRSSILEVLFQDFVRTASAKGVPSYRVISKHVLRNALIPVVTVIGANVANLIGGAVFLESIFSWPGTGQLYLDAIDSRDYPMIMGTTLILAIIILLANLITDLMYGLIDPRIRYS
- the opp4C gene encoding oligopeptide ABC transporter permease, whose translation is MTATAPVKPEKVSVKTPGSMALKRFLRHRLAVVGLILLSAIVLLVVFGPLIARFGPDEIDLLNRNQPPGGAHWLGTDPTGRDIFARTLSAGRVSLMVGLFSTLISVVVGTTLGALAGYFGGWVDNLIMRFVDVVMTFPSIVVLLTLAAIVGPGIDKTIIIIGLLGWPLAARLVRAKLLSVRELDFISAATALGANDRRILLKHALPNVVDVLVVFVSLGVASAILTEAGLSFLGLGVQPPQASWGNLLSSAREINILEAYVWQWMPAGLLIILTVLATNFLGDGLRDALDPKAKQ
- a CDS encoding dihydrodipicolinate synthase family protein → MTTADFPANLHGIIPPVVTPLTPDFQVDEASLRRVIKHLLDGGVHGLFLLGSTSEVVFMDAPQRREVLRIAVDEVAGRVPLLAGVIDPTTDRVIAHARDAREAGVDGLVVTAPFYARTSQAEIVEHFRAVHEAVGLPIMAYDIPVCVGIKLERPTLRRMREEGLIVGLKDSSGDDTNFRLLARECADDPEFRLFTGSELMVDTALMVGAHGCVPGLGNVDPAAYVALYDAAQREDWRAARQVQERLIRLFAVALQGTPRTSAGASGVGGFKAAMRLLNLITHHHMNRPNLPLNDQEMERVRAILEAEELLVHA